One window of Streptomyces sp. SUK 48 genomic DNA carries:
- the rpsC gene encoding 30S ribosomal protein S3: MGQKVNPHGFRLGVTTDFKSRWYADKLYKDYVKEDVAIRRMMTSGMERAGISKVEIERTRDRVRVDIHTARPGIVIGRRGAEADRIRGDLEKLTGKQVQLNILEVKNPETDAQLVAQAVAEQLSSRVSFRRAMRKSMQSAMKAGAKGIKIQCGGRLGGAEMSRSEFYREGRVPLHTLRANVDYGFFEAKTTFGRIGVKVWIYKGDVKNIAEVRAENAAARAGNRPARGGADRPARGGRGGERRGRKPQQAAGAEAPKAEAPAAAPAESTGTEA; encoded by the coding sequence ATGGGCCAGAAGGTTAACCCGCATGGGTTCCGGCTCGGTGTCACGACCGACTTCAAGTCGCGTTGGTACGCCGACAAGCTGTACAAGGACTACGTCAAGGAAGACGTCGCCATCCGTCGGATGATGACGTCCGGCATGGAGCGCGCCGGCATCTCGAAGGTTGAGATCGAGCGCACCCGTGACCGTGTCCGCGTGGACATCCACACCGCTCGCCCGGGCATCGTCATCGGCCGCCGCGGCGCCGAGGCCGACCGCATCCGCGGTGACCTGGAGAAGCTGACCGGCAAGCAGGTCCAGCTCAACATCCTCGAGGTCAAGAACCCGGAGACGGACGCTCAGCTGGTGGCCCAGGCCGTCGCCGAGCAGCTCTCCTCCCGTGTCTCCTTCCGCCGTGCCATGCGTAAGAGCATGCAGTCGGCGATGAAGGCGGGCGCCAAGGGCATCAAGATCCAGTGCGGTGGCCGCCTCGGCGGCGCCGAGATGTCCCGCTCGGAGTTCTACCGCGAGGGCCGTGTGCCCCTGCACACGCTCCGCGCGAACGTGGACTACGGCTTCTTCGAGGCCAAGACGACCTTCGGCCGCATCGGTGTGAAGGTCTGGATCTACAAGGGCGACGTCAAGAACATCGCCGAGGTCCGCGCCGAGAACGCTGCGGCCCGTGCGGGTAACCGCCCGGCCCGCGGTGGTGCCGACCGCCCGGCCCGTGGTGGCCGCGGTGGCGAGCGGCGCGGTCGCAAGCCGCAGCAGGCTGCCGGCGCCGAGGCCCCCAAGGCCGAGGCTCCCGCCGCCGCTCCGGCTGAGAGCACCGGAACGGAGGCCTGA
- the rplB gene encoding 50S ribosomal protein L2 → MGIRKYKPTTPGRRGASVADFVEVTRSTPEKSLVRPLHSKGGRNNAGRVTVRHQGGGHKRAYRVIDFRRHDKDGVPAKVAHIEYDPNRTARIALLHYADGEKRYILAPRNLQQGDRVENGPGADIKPGNNLALRNIPVGTTIHAIELRPGGGAKFARSAGASVQLLAKEGSMAHLRMPSGEIRLVDVRCRATVGEVGNAEQSNINWGKAGRKRWLGVRPTVRGVVMNPVDHPHGGGEGRTSGGRHPVSPWGKKEGRTRSPKKASNKYIVRRRKTNKKR, encoded by the coding sequence ATGGGAATCCGCAAGTACAAGCCGACTACGCCGGGCCGTCGTGGCGCCAGCGTCGCCGACTTCGTCGAGGTCACGCGGTCCACGCCGGAGAAGTCGCTGGTCCGTCCCCTGCACAGCAAGGGCGGCCGTAACAACGCCGGTCGTGTGACCGTTCGCCACCAGGGTGGCGGACACAAGCGCGCCTACCGTGTGATCGACTTCCGTCGTCACGACAAGGACGGCGTGCCGGCGAAGGTCGCGCACATCGAGTACGACCCCAACCGCACCGCGCGCATCGCGCTGCTGCACTACGCCGACGGCGAGAAGCGCTACATCCTCGCCCCGCGCAACCTGCAGCAGGGTGACCGCGTCGAGAACGGTCCCGGGGCCGACATCAAGCCGGGCAACAACCTGGCCCTCCGCAACATCCCGGTCGGTACCACGATCCACGCGATCGAGCTCCGTCCCGGTGGCGGTGCCAAGTTCGCCCGTTCCGCCGGTGCCTCCGTGCAGCTGCTCGCGAAGGAGGGCTCCATGGCCCACCTGCGCATGCCGTCCGGCGAGATCCGCCTGGTCGACGTCCGCTGCCGCGCCACCGTCGGTGAGGTCGGCAACGCCGAGCAGAGCAACATCAACTGGGGCAAGGCCGGCCGTAAGCGGTGGCTGGGCGTTCGCCCGACCGTCCGTGGTGTCGTCATGAACCCGGTCGACCACCCGCACGGTGGTGGTGAGGGCCGGACTTCCGGTGGCCGCCACCCCGTGTCCCCGTGGGGCAAGAAGGAAGGCCGTACTCGTTCGCCCAAGAAGGCGTCGAACAAGTACATCGTCCGCCGCCGCAAGACGAACAAGAAGCGCTAA
- a CDS encoding DUF397 domain-containing protein: MSTPELHWFKSGYSSGPDVNDCVEFAPTPTTIHIRDSKNTEGPCLTVAPGTWTAFVSYSARTQ; this comes from the coding sequence ATGAGCACCCCGGAACTCCACTGGTTCAAGAGCGGCTACAGCAGCGGCCCTGATGTGAACGACTGCGTCGAGTTCGCCCCCACCCCCACCACCATCCACATCCGCGACTCCAAGAACACCGAGGGCCCCTGCCTCACCGTCGCCCCCGGCACCTGGACCGCGTTCGTCAGCTACTCGGCCCGGACGCAATGA
- the rpmC gene encoding 50S ribosomal protein L29 produces the protein MSAGTKASELRELGNEELLAKLREAKEELFNLRFQAATGQLENHGRLKAVRKDIARIYTLMRERELGIETVENA, from the coding sequence ATGTCGGCCGGTACCAAGGCGTCCGAGCTGCGCGAGCTGGGCAACGAGGAGCTTCTGGCGAAGCTCCGCGAGGCCAAGGAAGAGCTGTTCAACCTCCGCTTCCAGGCGGCGACGGGACAGCTCGAGAACCATGGCCGTCTGAAGGCGGTCCGCAAGGACATCGCGCGGATCTACACCCTGATGCGCGAGCGTGAGCTGGGCATCGAAACGGTGGAGAACGCCTGA
- the rplD gene encoding 50S ribosomal protein L4 — MSTVDILSPAGEKAGSVELPAEIFDAKVSVPLIHQVVVAQLAAARQGTHKTKTRGEVRGGGKKPYRQKGTGRARQGSTRAPQFAGGGVVHGPVPRDYSQRTPKKMKAAALRGALTDRARHNRIHVVAGVVEGQVSTKAAKSLFGKISERKNLLLVADRSDEAAWLSARNLPQVHILEPGQLNTYDVLVSDDVVFTQAAFESFVSGPKAADTEGSVA, encoded by the coding sequence ATGAGCACTGTTGACATCCTGTCGCCGGCAGGCGAGAAGGCCGGTTCCGTCGAGCTCCCCGCGGAGATCTTCGACGCCAAGGTCAGCGTCCCGCTGATCCACCAGGTCGTCGTCGCGCAGCTGGCCGCGGCCCGTCAGGGCACGCACAAGACCAAGACGCGTGGCGAGGTCCGCGGTGGTGGCAAGAAGCCGTACCGCCAGAAGGGCACCGGTCGCGCCCGCCAGGGTTCGACCCGCGCGCCGCAGTTCGCCGGTGGTGGCGTCGTGCACGGTCCCGTGCCGCGTGACTACTCGCAGCGCACCCCGAAGAAGATGAAGGCCGCCGCCCTGCGCGGTGCCCTCACCGACCGGGCGCGTCACAACCGCATCCACGTCGTCGCCGGCGTGGTCGAGGGCCAGGTCTCCACCAAGGCCGCGAAGAGCCTGTTCGGCAAGATCTCGGAGCGCAAGAACCTGCTCCTGGTCGCCGACCGCTCCGACGAGGCCGCGTGGCTGTCCGCCCGCAACCTGCCCCAGGTCCACATCCTGGAGCCGGGCCAGCTGAACACGTACGACGTTCTCGTCTCGGACGACGTGGTCTTCACCCAGGCCGCTTTCGAGTCCTTCGTGTCTGGCCCCAAGGCCGCTGACACCGAAGGGAGCGTGGCCTGA
- the rplP gene encoding 50S ribosomal protein L16: MLIPRRVKHRKQHHPKRDGMSKGGTQVAFGEYGIQALTPAYVTNRQIEAARIAMTRHIKRGGKVWINIYPDRPLTKKPAETRMGSGKGSPEWWIANVKPGRVMFELSYPNEKIAREALTRAAHKLPMKCRIVKREAGEA; the protein is encoded by the coding sequence ATGCTGATCCCCCGTAGGGTCAAGCACCGCAAGCAGCACCACCCGAAGCGTGACGGTATGTCCAAGGGTGGCACGCAGGTTGCGTTCGGCGAGTACGGCATCCAGGCGCTGACCCCGGCCTACGTCACGAACCGCCAGATCGAGGCGGCTCGTATCGCGATGACCCGCCACATCAAGCGTGGCGGCAAGGTCTGGATCAACATCTACCCGGACCGTCCGCTCACCAAGAAGCCCGCCGAGACCCGCATGGGTTCCGGTAAGGGTTCTCCTGAGTGGTGGATCGCCAACGTCAAGCCCGGACGCGTCATGTTCGAGCTGTCGTACCCCAACGAGAAGATCGCCCGTGAGGCGCTGACTCGTGCGGCCCACAAGCTGCCGATGAAGTGCCGGATCGTCAAGCGCGAGGCAGGTGAAGCGTGA
- the rplC gene encoding 50S ribosomal protein L3: MAKQIKGILGEKLGMTQVWDENNRVVPVTVVKAGPNVVTQVRTNDVDGYESVQIAFGEIDPRKVNKPLKGHFAKADVTPRRHLVEIRTADASEYTLGQEISAEVFEAGVKVDVTGKSKGKGFAGVMKRHNFKGLGAGHGTQRKHRSPGSIGGCATPGRVFKGLRMAGRMGNERVTTQNLTVHAVDAEKGLLLIKGAVPGPNGGLVLVRTAAKGA, translated from the coding sequence ATGGCTAAGCAGATCAAGGGCATCCTGGGCGAGAAGCTCGGCATGACGCAGGTGTGGGACGAGAACAACCGTGTTGTTCCGGTCACCGTCGTCAAGGCCGGCCCCAATGTCGTCACCCAGGTCCGCACGAACGACGTCGACGGCTACGAGTCCGTCCAGATCGCGTTCGGCGAGATCGACCCGCGCAAGGTGAACAAGCCCCTCAAGGGCCACTTCGCCAAGGCCGACGTCACCCCCCGCCGCCACCTCGTCGAGATCCGCACCGCGGACGCCTCCGAGTACACGCTGGGCCAGGAGATCTCCGCTGAGGTCTTCGAGGCGGGCGTCAAGGTGGACGTGACCGGCAAGAGCAAGGGCAAGGGCTTCGCCGGTGTCATGAAGCGTCACAACTTCAAGGGCCTCGGCGCCGGACACGGCACCCAGCGCAAGCACCGCTCGCCCGGTTCCATCGGTGGCTGCGCCACCCCGGGCCGCGTGTTCAAGGGCCTCCGCATGGCGGGTCGTATGGGCAACGAGCGGGTCACCACCCAGAACCTGACCGTCCACGCCGTTGACGCGGAGAAGGGTCTGCTGCTCATCAAGGGCGCGGTTCCCGGTCCGAACGGCGGCCTCGTCCTGGTCCGCACCGCGGCCAAGGGGGCCTGA
- the tuf gene encoding elongation factor Tu: protein MAKAKFERTKPHVNIGTIGHIDHGKTTLTAAITKVLHDAYPELNEATPFDNIDKAPEERQRGITISIAHVEYQTEARHYAHVDCPGHADYIKNMITGAAQMDGAILVVAATDGPMPQTKEHVLLARQVGVPYIVVALNKADMVDDEEIMELVELEVRELLSEYEFPGDDLPVVRVSALKALEGDAQWTQSVLDLMNAVDTAIPEPERDVDKPFLMPIEDVFTITGRGTVVTGRIERGVLKVNETVDIIGIKTEKTTTTVTGIEMFRKLLDEGQAGENVGLLLRGIKREDVERGQVIIKPGSVTPHTEFEAQAYILSKDEGGRHTPFFNNYRPQFYFRTTDVTGVVTLPEGTEMVMPGDNTEMTVSLIQPVAMEEGLKFAIREGGRTVGAGQVTKIVK from the coding sequence GTGGCGAAGGCGAAGTTCGAGCGGACTAAGCCGCACGTCAACATCGGCACCATCGGTCACATCGACCACGGTAAGACGACCCTCACGGCCGCCATTACCAAGGTGCTGCACGACGCGTACCCGGAGCTGAACGAGGCCACCCCGTTCGACAACATCGACAAGGCGCCCGAGGAGCGCCAGCGCGGTATCACCATCTCCATCGCGCACGTCGAGTACCAGACCGAGGCGCGTCACTACGCCCACGTCGACTGCCCGGGTCACGCGGACTACATCAAGAACATGATCACCGGTGCCGCGCAGATGGACGGCGCGATCCTGGTGGTCGCCGCCACCGACGGCCCGATGCCGCAGACCAAGGAGCACGTGCTCCTGGCCCGCCAGGTCGGCGTTCCGTACATCGTCGTCGCCCTGAACAAGGCCGACATGGTGGACGACGAGGAGATCATGGAGCTCGTCGAGCTCGAGGTCCGTGAGCTTCTCTCGGAGTACGAGTTCCCGGGCGACGACCTGCCGGTCGTCCGTGTCTCCGCGCTGAAGGCCCTCGAGGGCGACGCGCAGTGGACCCAGTCCGTCCTGGACCTCATGAACGCCGTCGACACCGCGATTCCGGAGCCGGAGCGCGACGTCGACAAGCCGTTCCTGATGCCGATCGAGGACGTCTTCACGATCACCGGTCGCGGTACGGTCGTCACCGGCCGTATCGAGCGTGGTGTCCTGAAGGTCAACGAGACCGTCGACATCATCGGCATCAAGACCGAGAAGACCACCACCACGGTCACCGGTATCGAGATGTTCCGCAAGCTGCTCGACGAGGGCCAGGCCGGTGAGAACGTCGGTCTGCTGCTCCGCGGCATCAAGCGCGAGGACGTCGAGCGCGGCCAGGTCATCATCAAGCCGGGTTCGGTCACCCCGCACACCGAGTTCGAGGCGCAGGCGTACATCCTGTCCAAGGACGAGGGCGGCCGCCACACGCCGTTCTTCAACAACTACCGTCCGCAGTTCTACTTCCGTACGACGGACGTGACGGGCGTTGTGACCCTCCCCGAGGGCACCGAGATGGTCATGCCGGGCGACAACACCGAGATGACTGTCTCGCTGATCCAGCCCGTCGCCATGGAGGAGGGCCTGAAGTTCGCCATCCGTGAGGGTGGTCGCACCGTGGGCGCCGGCCAGGTCACCAAGATCGTCAAGTAA
- the rpsJ gene encoding 30S ribosomal protein S10, with product MAGQKIRIRLKAYDHEVIDSSAKKIVETVTRTGASVAGPVPLPTEKNVYCVIKSPHKYKDSREHFEMRTHKRLIDILDPTPKTVDSLMRLDLPAGVDIEIKL from the coding sequence ATGGCGGGACAGAAGATCCGCATCCGGCTCAAGGCCTACGACCACGAGGTCATCGACTCCTCGGCGAAGAAGATCGTCGAGACGGTGACCCGCACTGGTGCGTCGGTCGCGGGCCCGGTGCCGCTGCCCACTGAGAAGAACGTGTACTGCGTCATCAAGTCGCCGCACAAGTACAAGGACTCGCGCGAGCACTTCGAGATGCGCACGCACAAGCGCCTGATCGACATCCTCGACCCGACTCCCAAGACCGTTGACTCTCTGATGCGACTCGACCTCCCGGCCGGTGTCGACATCGAGATCAAGCTCTGA
- the rplW gene encoding 50S ribosomal protein L23 has product MAIRHPAIASKAAKAAKAARVAKARRHAAEGKNTVETPLSKSYTDPRDVLLKPVVSEKSYALLDENKYTFVVDPNANKTQIKQAVQAVFDVKVTGVNTINRQGKRKRTKTGFGQRAATKRAIVTLAEGDRIDIFGGPTA; this is encoded by the coding sequence ATGGCCATCCGTCACCCCGCTATTGCCTCGAAGGCCGCCAAGGCGGCCAAGGCCGCGCGCGTCGCCAAGGCGCGTCGCCACGCCGCCGAAGGCAAGAACACCGTCGAGACGCCGCTGAGCAAGTCGTACACGGACCCCCGTGACGTCCTGCTGAAGCCGGTCGTCTCGGAGAAGAGCTACGCGCTCCTCGACGAGAACAAGTACACGTTTGTCGTCGACCCGAACGCCAACAAGACCCAGATCAAGCAGGCCGTCCAGGCGGTCTTCGACGTCAAGGTCACCGGGGTCAACACGATCAACCGCCAGGGCAAGCGCAAGCGCACGAAGACCGGTTTCGGTCAGCGTGCCGCCACCAAGCGCGCGATCGTGACCCTCGCCGAGGGCGACCGTATCGACATCTTCGGCGGTCCGACCGCCTAA
- a CDS encoding alpha/beta hydrolase, whose translation MDLAALKALKPSEYQDAADGYRATSQMAGKAGEALDSCISAGIRNQLGGESATAALRELKELAKDFRYVEAECALAGAALDGFAFDMAAAKRKLEAALEDAKAAGCTVGADGSVSFPAGGKEADGKVPAGGTVQVSTSPADPTSAALERQAVHMHPNPNFGKAVGFADRIGDALKEATDADTKWAPKLRALKADDDLAVSDKDWTDVTSDAAGVRDAGKNYFDSLPRPPEHDDPEKNAAWWQSLTDEQRSDYLSAHPDAVGAMDGLPATARDQANRTVLDEAHAKARLHYDTWLKEHPEPERYQPYIDPYTGSMPKGLSVESQEWKDWEDARRKVWGPVGGMEAIEKRFDYTDESKRPYLLGFDDKNNGRVVISIGNPDTADNVATYVPGTGTTLSGIDGDIHRAEMLQDRASLVDPTHTTASITWLGYDAPQGLLTDATDAKYADAAREPLSDFLTGIDTAHHGSVNSTVLGHSYGTLVAGETLRDHPGLPVDRAILVGSPGSGVDHAKDLHIGADHVWAATARNDLVNLAPPPAGTLAPLNPMAYWRLFNDHSVMYGNDPTSDEFGGQTFHVAPGKLPGSDGLMPAHSQYWEGDSLNNMAEIVTGGNP comes from the coding sequence ATGGATCTCGCCGCGTTGAAGGCCCTCAAGCCGTCCGAGTACCAGGATGCCGCCGACGGCTACCGCGCCACGAGCCAGATGGCGGGCAAGGCCGGTGAGGCGCTGGACAGCTGCATTTCGGCGGGAATCCGCAACCAGCTCGGCGGCGAATCCGCGACGGCCGCTCTGCGCGAACTGAAGGAACTGGCCAAGGATTTCCGCTACGTCGAGGCCGAGTGCGCCTTGGCGGGCGCCGCGCTGGACGGCTTCGCCTTCGACATGGCCGCGGCCAAGCGGAAGCTGGAGGCCGCGCTGGAGGATGCCAAGGCGGCGGGCTGCACGGTCGGCGCGGACGGATCGGTGAGCTTCCCGGCCGGGGGCAAGGAGGCCGACGGCAAGGTGCCGGCGGGCGGCACGGTGCAGGTGAGCACCAGCCCGGCGGACCCGACGTCGGCCGCACTGGAGCGCCAGGCCGTCCATATGCATCCGAACCCGAACTTCGGCAAGGCCGTCGGTTTCGCCGACCGCATCGGCGACGCCCTGAAGGAGGCCACGGACGCCGACACCAAGTGGGCCCCGAAGCTGCGCGCCCTGAAGGCCGACGACGACTTGGCGGTCTCCGACAAGGACTGGACCGACGTCACGTCCGACGCGGCCGGGGTGCGCGACGCGGGCAAGAACTACTTCGACTCACTGCCTCGACCGCCCGAGCACGACGACCCCGAGAAGAACGCCGCTTGGTGGCAGAGCCTGACCGACGAGCAGAGATCGGACTACCTGTCGGCGCACCCCGACGCGGTGGGCGCGATGGACGGGCTGCCCGCCACCGCGCGGGACCAGGCCAACCGCACCGTGCTCGATGAGGCGCATGCGAAGGCCCGACTGCATTACGACACCTGGCTGAAGGAGCACCCCGAGCCCGAGCGGTATCAGCCCTATATCGACCCGTACACCGGGTCCATGCCGAAGGGCCTCAGCGTCGAGAGCCAGGAGTGGAAGGACTGGGAGGACGCCCGGAGGAAGGTCTGGGGTCCGGTCGGCGGGATGGAAGCGATCGAGAAGCGCTTCGACTACACCGACGAGAGCAAGCGCCCGTACCTGCTCGGCTTCGACGACAAGAACAACGGTCGCGTCGTCATCTCCATTGGCAACCCCGACACCGCGGACAACGTGGCGACCTATGTGCCCGGTACGGGCACCACACTGAGCGGCATCGACGGCGACATCCACCGCGCGGAGATGCTCCAGGACCGGGCGAGCCTCGTCGACCCGACCCACACGACGGCGTCGATCACCTGGCTCGGGTACGACGCCCCGCAGGGCCTGCTCACCGACGCGACCGACGCCAAGTACGCCGATGCGGCCCGCGAGCCGCTGAGCGACTTCCTCACCGGGATCGACACCGCACACCACGGTTCCGTGAACTCGACGGTCCTGGGGCACAGTTACGGCACCCTCGTGGCCGGTGAAACCTTGCGGGACCACCCCGGTCTGCCGGTGGACCGGGCGATCCTGGTGGGCAGCCCCGGGTCGGGCGTGGACCACGCCAAGGACCTGCACATCGGGGCGGACCATGTCTGGGCCGCGACCGCCAGGAACGACCTGGTGAACCTCGCCCCGCCGCCGGCCGGAACGCTGGCGCCTCTCAACCCCATGGCGTACTGGCGCCTCTTCAACGATCACTCGGTCATGTACGGGAACGATCCGACCTCGGACGAGTTCGGCGGGCAGACGTTCCATGTCGCCCCGGGCAAGCTTCCGGGCTCCGACGGCCTCATGCCCGCACACTCGCAGTACTGGGAGGGCGACTCCTTGAACAACATGGCAGAGATCGTGACTGGAGGAAACCCATGA
- the rpsS gene encoding 30S ribosomal protein S19, with translation MPRSLKKGPFVDDHLIKKVDTQNEAGTKNVIKTWSRRSMIVPAMLGHTIAVHNGKTHIPVFVTESMVGHKLGEFSPTRTFRGHVKDDRKSKRR, from the coding sequence ATGCCTCGTAGCTTGAAGAAGGGGCCCTTCGTCGACGACCACCTCATCAAGAAGGTGGACACGCAGAACGAAGCCGGCACCAAGAACGTCATCAAGACCTGGTCCCGTCGCTCGATGATCGTCCCGGCCATGCTCGGCCACACGATCGCGGTGCACAACGGCAAGACCCACATCCCGGTGTTCGTCACCGAGTCGATGGTCGGCCACAAGCTCGGCGAGTTCTCGCCGACGCGCACCTTCCGCGGCCACGTCAAGGACGACCGGAAGTCGAAGCGCCGCTAA
- a CDS encoding serine/arginine repetitive matrix protein 2, translating into MSIPNTWGTPYGGHGAPPPPAKDLRPRRVWYVVAALLGVVLVGAGIAFGVLAVKDTVHLVDTAHTFTGGEQRTFGFTRGRTRTIYVSQSAPGHVDCRVPRALADPLTRPTGTFRITLGARSWERVLELTPKTTGDYPVVCTSDAPAAEFALGDKPRVRGMAVGMLATVGCLLTAALAVPAICVVTAVRRGRHRRRLMAPPAPPMWGPPPMGPRA; encoded by the coding sequence ATGTCCATACCCAATACCTGGGGCACCCCGTACGGCGGCCACGGTGCCCCGCCGCCCCCCGCGAAGGATCTACGGCCCCGGCGCGTCTGGTACGTCGTGGCGGCACTGCTCGGCGTCGTCCTGGTCGGCGCCGGCATCGCGTTCGGCGTGCTGGCGGTCAAGGACACGGTCCACCTGGTCGACACGGCACACACGTTCACCGGCGGCGAGCAGCGCACCTTCGGCTTCACGCGGGGCAGGACCCGGACGATCTACGTCTCCCAGTCCGCGCCGGGCCACGTCGACTGCCGCGTCCCCCGGGCCCTCGCCGACCCGCTGACCCGGCCGACCGGCACCTTCCGCATCACCCTCGGCGCCCGCTCCTGGGAACGCGTACTCGAACTCACCCCGAAGACCACCGGCGACTACCCCGTCGTCTGCACCTCGGACGCCCCGGCCGCCGAGTTCGCCCTCGGCGACAAGCCCCGGGTGCGGGGCATGGCCGTCGGCATGCTCGCGACCGTCGGCTGCCTCCTCACGGCGGCACTGGCGGTCCCGGCCATCTGCGTCGTGACCGCGGTCCGCCGCGGCCGGCATCGCCGCCGCCTCATGGCTCCGCCGGCACCGCCGATGTGGGGGCCGCCGCCGATGGGCCCGCGGGCGTGA
- the rplV gene encoding 50S ribosomal protein L22 — translation MEARAQARYIRVTPMKARRVVDLIRGMDATEAQAVLRFAPQAASVPVGKVLDSAIANAAHNYDHTDVDSLVISEAYVDEGPTLKRFRPRAQGRAYRIRKRTSHITVVVSSKEGTR, via the coding sequence ATGGAAGCCAGGGCCCAGGCGCGGTACATCCGCGTCACGCCCATGAAGGCCCGCCGTGTGGTGGACCTCATCCGTGGCATGGACGCCACGGAGGCCCAGGCTGTTCTGCGATTCGCCCCGCAGGCAGCCTCGGTTCCGGTCGGCAAGGTGCTGGACAGCGCCATTGCCAATGCCGCGCACAACTACGACCACACCGATGTCGACAGCCTGGTCATCTCCGAGGCTTACGTCGACGAGGGCCCGACCCTGAAGCGGTTCCGTCCGCGCGCCCAGGGCCGTGCCTACCGGATCCGCAAGCGGACCAGCCACATCACCGTGGTCGTCAGCAGCAAGGAAGGAACCCGGTAA
- a CDS encoding ATP-binding protein — translation MHTEHRPRVLLRLQEPISDAATHVIAELAANAATHGRVPGRNFQLTLNVVGDTLRVEVTDTRRERLPKAQHPGAEEESGRGLLIVAALADRWGVSSDAVPRKTVWAELTVPVGD, via the coding sequence ATGCACACCGAACATCGCCCGCGCGTACTCCTCCGTCTGCAAGAGCCCATCTCGGACGCGGCCACGCATGTGATCGCCGAGCTGGCGGCGAACGCCGCGACCCATGGCCGGGTGCCCGGCAGGAACTTCCAGCTCACGCTGAACGTCGTCGGCGACACGCTCCGCGTCGAGGTGACCGACACCCGCCGTGAACGCCTGCCCAAGGCGCAACATCCCGGCGCGGAGGAGGAGTCGGGGCGCGGACTGCTCATCGTGGCGGCGCTTGCCGACCGCTGGGGCGTGTCGTCGGACGCCGTACCGCGCAAGACCGTGTGGGCCGAGCTCACCGTCCCGGTGGGTGACTGA